The Cylindrospermum stagnale PCC 7417 genome segment AGGGGCGAAAGTCGGCTTACTCGATGCTGACATTTACGGGCCTAATGACCCCACGATGTTGGGGCTAGCTGATGCCCAGATAATCGTGCGTCCAAGTGAAAAAGGTGATGTTTTAGAACCTGCTTTTAATCACGGCGTCAAATTAGTCTCCATGGGCTTTTTGATTGACCGAGACCAGCCAGTGGTTTGGCGTGGGCCGATGCTCAATGGAGTGATTCGCCAGTTTCTTTATCAAGTGGAGTGGGGAGAACTAGACTATTTGATTGTTGATATGCCACCGGGAACTGGAGATGCTCAGTTAACTTTAACCCAAGCCGTGCCGATGGCAGGAGCAGTAATTGTCACCACACCGCAAACTGTAGCGCTGTTAGATTCTCGTAAGGGATTGCGAATGTTTCAGCAGATGAATGTTCCGGTATTGGGAATAGTGGAAAATATGAGCTATTTTATTCCCCCAGATCAGCCGGATAAACAGTATGACATCTTTGGTTCCGGCGGTGGCGAGAAAACAGCGGCTGAGTTGGGAGTGCCACTGTTAGGGTGCGTGCCGCTAGAGATTGCCACAAGAGTAGGCGGTGATAGTGGTGTGCCGATAGTTGTTGCTGATCCAGATTCAGCTTCTGCAAAAGCATTAACAGCGATCGCCTTCGCCATTGCTGGTAAAGTATCAGTTGCTGCTCTGACATAATAAATTTTAGTTTTTGTCTGTTTCCTAGGTCATCACCTAGGAATACAGATTTTTAGCTACAACCTACATCAGCCCGAAGAACAAGGGGGAGTAATCAGATAAATGTCGCGGCGTGAAAGTATCCCAGTCTCATAGTCGCCCCTAGCAAAAAAGCCAAACGGAATTATACTCTAATCGCCATCGCCAAATTACTCTGTCTTGTAGCTAGGAAGATGTCTAATATACTACCTGAACAAACCTGTCTTGGTGCGATGTTTCCTTGAGGAATACTCATAACAAGTCTTCATTTGCAGTTACTAAATTTAAAATTTAAAAGATCCACTTTAAACTCACACAATGTTGTTGAAACGTTCGCTCTCCAAAATGCGCTGGAAATATGGAATCAATCCCTGGCAACAAGTAGATTGGCTACTATTTTGTTTGCCTGTTGCTGTCAGTATCTTTGGCGGCATTATGATCCTGAGTACAGAACTGAAGCAGCCAGTAGCTGACTGGTGGTGGCACTGGCTCGTAGCTGGTATTGGCGTGTTGATCGCATTATTTTTGGCTCGCAGCCGGTACGAATCTCTGCTCCAGTGGCACTGGGTAACCTACGCTTTGACAAACTTTAGCTTGATCGCCGTGATGATAGCTGGTACAAGCGCCAAAGGGGCACAGCGGTGGATCAGCATCGCAGGCTTCAACGTGCAGCCCTCTGAATTTGCCAAAATCGGGGTAATTATCACCCTAGCGGCTTTGTTACATAAGCGCACCGCTTCCAATCTTGAGAGTGTTTTCCGCATTCTGGCAATCACGGCTATTCCTTGGGGATTGGTATTTAAGCAGCCAGATTTGGCAACATCGCTAGTATTTGGTGCGATCGTCTTAGGGATGCTGTACTGGGCAAATGCCAACCCGGGCTGGTTGATCCTGATTATTTCTCCGGTGGTTGCCGCCATTCTTTTCAGCATATCTTGGCCATTGCCAGAGCCGATAGTTTTCCAAGAACTATCTTTCGGACCTTTAGGCTTACTTTGGGCAGTCGCTATGGGTGTGCTTGGTTGGCAGACTCTCCCCTGGCGTCGATTTGGTATTGCTGCTGGGGGTGCATGGGGTCTCAACATGCTAGGTGGTGAATTAGGAGTCTTCGCTTGGAAGCATGTGTTGCAAGATTATCAAAAAAACCGACTTAGCGTATTTATCAACCCCGAACACGATCCTCTCGGTGCGGGATATCACCTGATCCAATCTCGCATTGCCATTGGTGCTGGTGAAGTTTGGGGATGGGGTCTGTTCAAAGGTCCGATGACCCAACTAAATTTTGTGCCTGAGCAACATACAGACTTTATTTTTTCGGCAGTGGGCGAAGAATTTGGTTTTCTTGGTTGTTTGTTAGTACTGTTTGTCTTCTGCTTAATTTGCTTCCGCCTGCTGCACGTAGCTCAAACAGCTAAAGATAATTTTGGCTCGCTGTTGGCTATTGGTGTTTTGTCAATGATCGTGTTTCAACTAATTGTTAACGTTGGGATGACTGTTGGTTTAGCACCTGTGGCGGGAATTCCACTACCTTGGATGAGTTATGGGCGTTCTGCCATGCTCACCAACTTTATTTCTTTAGGAATAGTAGAATCTGTGGCAAATTTCCGCCAACGGCAGAAGTATTATTCTTGAGTTATTCTTTGAACGAGCCGTGGTTTGGTTCAAAAGTATTAAGCTATTAACAGGAAGTAAGCGAGGGTAAAAACATGATCCTGCCTGGAGCAACTGTTCGCGTCAAGAATGCCGCAGATACCTATTATCGGTATGAAGGGCTTGTGCAACGGGTGAGTGACGGTAAGGTGGCTGTACTGTTTGAAGGTGGTAACTGGGATAAATTAGTTACCTTTCGGCTACCAGAGTTAGAACTCGTAGAGGCCACAGGAAAGAAAAAAGGCAAATAATTACTAGTCATTGGTCATTGAGCATTATTAAAAGACTATTGGCTAATGACTAATGACTAATAACTAAGGACTAATGATAACTATGCGCCTGCCCCTGCCACAGTTTGCTACTGGCGATCGCCAACCTAACCACATTGCGGAGGTGATCGAGACCACTACTACCGAATTTTTGGCACAGTGTTTGGAACCGGAAGACTTGAGTTTTCCGCCCATGCCAGCATTTGGTAGTTGGGTCTGTTCTGTGGATGAAGAGTCTGGCAATCAGGTTTATGCTGTGGTCTATTATGCCACAACCATGCCTGTAGACTCTGTACACCGGGCAAGGGCCTTGGGGTTGTCCTTGGAGAACTTGCGCGAGGAACAACCCCAAATTTTTGCCATGCTCAAAACTGAATTCCGTGCAGCGATCGTCGGATTTGAGCAACCAACCCATAATATAGGTTATAACCAAAGGGTGTATCAGTATCTACCACCCCGTCCTCCACAAATACATCAAGCTGTTTATCGGTGCGAACCAGAAGCGATAATTAAGTTCACCGAAGAGCTAGATTTTTTACGGACGTTACTTTTGATCAATGGTGCCCCAGTAGAGTCTTTGGCCGCAGCTGCCATTCGATCCGTGTACCAATTACGCAAAGCCGACCGACAATGGCTCATCAAAGCTGGACGTAACCTGAGTGTGCTGCTGAAAGACGATTACGATCGCTTGCGGTTTATTTTGAGTCAAATCCACCCATAGGCAGTTAGTTTCTTGACAATCGCCTGTATTGGGTAAGTTGAGATTTTTTGAGTTGTTTTCAGGGTAGCTTTCACAGTTATTTATATAGATCAGGCGATTACCTGCGGGGTAATCGCCGCTTCACCATCGCCCCAACAATCATCCTACCTATGGAACCCATATCACAAGTTCTTGGTTTGGAATCAACCTCCCAAGTTCTCGGCAAGGAACCAATTGTTCCCTTTGCTATTTTGCTGGTGGTCATTTTAGTTGTACCAATTTTGTTTGAGCGGCTAAGACTACCAGCATTAGTAGGTTTGGTTTTCTCTGGGGTAGTACTTGGTCCATCAGGTTGGAATTTATTCCATTCCAATTTGCCGATGATGAATCTGCTATCAGATATTGGGTTAGTTTACTTAATGTTTGTAGCCGGATTAGAAGTTGATATCAAACTATTTCGCCGACGGCAAAATCGTTCCTTGGGGTTTGGCAGCTTCACCTTTAGTGTACCCTTCGCGGTGGGAACCTTAGTAGGGCGGATTTTTGGCTTTGGCTGGACTGCTGCAATATTAATTGGCTCTTTATTCGCTTCCCATACCCTTTTGGCATATCCCATTATTAGTCGCTTGGGAGTGATCAATAACGAAGCTGTTACTGTCACAATTGGCGCCACAATTTTTACTGATATTAGCGCCCTCTTGGTATTAGCCGTATGTGTAGCTACTCATACTGGCTCCTTCAGTTTGGTAAATCTACTCACCTTGTTGGCTTGGTTAACTATTTACGCCTTTGTTGTTTTGATCGGTTTTGATTGGGCAGGCAAAGAATTTTTTCGGCGGTCTGGAGACGACGAGGGAAACCAATTTTTATTTGTGCTGCTTTCCTTATTTCTCGCTGCTGTAGGCGCTCAATTAATTGGGGTAGAAAAAATTGTTGGTGCTTTTTTAGCAGGTTTGGCAGTTAATGAAACTGTGGGCGAAGGGCCAGTCAAAGAAAAGGTGGTATTTGTGGGCAGCGTGCTGTTTATTCCCATTTTTTTTGTTGACCTTGGCTTGCTGATCGATCTGCCTGCTTTTGTCAACAGCCTAGCTACAATCAAGTTAACGCTCTTGATTGTAGTTGGTTTGATTGGCAGTAAATTCATAGCAGCTTTGTTAGCAAAACTGGTTTACCGCTATAACTGGCGAGAAATGCTAATGATGTGGTCGCTCAGTATGCCCCAGGTGGGTGCGACCTTAGCAGCAACTTTAGTGGGCTATCGGGTTGGGTTGCTGCCAGCAGAAGTATTAAATAGTGTGATTGTTTTAATGCTAGTTACATCAACCTTGGGGCCTTTGATTACCAATCAGGCAGCTGTGGGTTTGACGAATTCGCAAGCTGAGGAGTCAGCACCAATCACCCTGTCTGACCAGAAACCAGAGGCAGCAAATAGTACTTTTACTATAGTCGTACCTGTCTACAATCCCCAGACGCAGCAGTATTTGATTGAAATGGCGGCATTATTGGCGCGTCAGTCTAATGGCAGAATTGTGCCGCTAGCGATCGCACCAGCTGCTGCTAGAATGGATGCCCCCCAGTTCACCACCTCTCTGCAACGCAGTGAGGAGTTACTCGCAAAAGCCACCGCCCAGAGTCGAGGATTGGGCGTGGCTACAGAACCATTGCTGCGAATCGATGATGCCTTCGCTCCGGGAATTAGCAGAGCAGCTCGCGAACAAAAGGCGAGTTTAATTGTGATGGGTTGGGGTAAACGCACTGGACTGCGAGCGCGTTTATTTGGCAATGTGATTGATAGTGTTCTTTGGGCATCCCATTGTCCAGTAGCTGTGACACGTCTAGTGGAATCACCAAAAAAAATTCAGCGCATCCTCGTACCGCTGGAAAACTTAATTGCACCTGCTTTACAGCCTGTACAATTTGCCCAAATGCTGGCTGAGGCAAATCAAGCTCAAGTAACTGTGCTGAACGTGTACGTTAGCGAAGCTGGTCGTAGACATCGCCTTACCAGTTCCAATAAAATCGCTGCTAGGCGATCGCATCTCTCCCTTTTAGTGTCTAAATTAGCTTTGCCCAATCCACCAGAAATCCAAATCATCGCCCATGAAAATGTAGCCCAAGCGATTTTGCAAGCAGCGAGATTGTATGATTTAGTGGTATTACCTTTTACACGTAACCGTACCAGCCCTGGAGGGTTAGCAACTAGCGATATCATTACCCAGTTAGCCGGGCAACTCACCTGCTCGCTGATCATCCTTGGAGAACCGCAACACACACAAACAGTAATGCTGCCAACTGGAACTCCCAACATCAAAATTGTTGTGTAAAAAAAGGCAAAGCTCAGAGAATATCATTAATTTCGCCTTTTTGCTAATGTCGCAATTGGTCGCAATTGTTTATTAGCTTACTCTATAAATTTTGGACTTTAAGTACGAAATGTGATGAGTGTAAAAACAGTTTATCTTGTTGAAGATTTGATGAACTATAGCTGAAAGACCGACAATTATCAGAGAATATTTGTTATTTTGCTAATTGTATGATGCAGATAGGGCGGACAAATATAACAAAATTGTATCTGTAGTAAAATTGGTAAATCCACAAATACCTTTTTATTTGTCCCTGTTTGTCATATATTTTTGTAC includes the following:
- a CDS encoding cation:proton antiporter translates to MEPISQVLGLESTSQVLGKEPIVPFAILLVVILVVPILFERLRLPALVGLVFSGVVLGPSGWNLFHSNLPMMNLLSDIGLVYLMFVAGLEVDIKLFRRRQNRSLGFGSFTFSVPFAVGTLVGRIFGFGWTAAILIGSLFASHTLLAYPIISRLGVINNEAVTVTIGATIFTDISALLVLAVCVATHTGSFSLVNLLTLLAWLTIYAFVVLIGFDWAGKEFFRRSGDDEGNQFLFVLLSLFLAAVGAQLIGVEKIVGAFLAGLAVNETVGEGPVKEKVVFVGSVLFIPIFFVDLGLLIDLPAFVNSLATIKLTLLIVVGLIGSKFIAALLAKLVYRYNWREMLMMWSLSMPQVGATLAATLVGYRVGLLPAEVLNSVIVLMLVTSTLGPLITNQAAVGLTNSQAEESAPITLSDQKPEAANSTFTIVVPVYNPQTQQYLIEMAALLARQSNGRIVPLAIAPAAARMDAPQFTTSLQRSEELLAKATAQSRGLGVATEPLLRIDDAFAPGISRAAREQKASLIVMGWGKRTGLRARLFGNVIDSVLWASHCPVAVTRLVESPKKIQRILVPLENLIAPALQPVQFAQMLAEANQAQVTVLNVYVSEAGRRHRLTSSNKIAARRSHLSLLVSKLALPNPPEIQIIAHENVAQAILQAARLYDLVVLPFTRNRTSPGGLATSDIITQLAGQLTCSLIILGEPQHTQTVMLPTGTPNIKIVV
- a CDS encoding NAD(P)H dehydrogenase subunit NdhS — encoded protein: MILPGATVRVKNAADTYYRYEGLVQRVSDGKVAVLFEGGNWDKLVTFRLPELELVEATGKKKGK
- a CDS encoding HAS-barrel domain-containing protein, translated to MRLPLPQFATGDRQPNHIAEVIETTTTEFLAQCLEPEDLSFPPMPAFGSWVCSVDEESGNQVYAVVYYATTMPVDSVHRARALGLSLENLREEQPQIFAMLKTEFRAAIVGFEQPTHNIGYNQRVYQYLPPRPPQIHQAVYRCEPEAIIKFTEELDFLRTLLLINGAPVESLAAAAIRSVYQLRKADRQWLIKAGRNLSVLLKDDYDRLRFILSQIHP
- a CDS encoding Mrp/NBP35 family ATP-binding protein, encoding MYDVLDSRSVLEVLRPVQDPELRKSLVELNMIRNVKINGGKVSFTLVLTTPACPLREFIVEDCQRAVKKLPGVTDVSVEVTAETPQQKSLPDRTGISGVKNIIAVSSGKGGVGKSTVAVNVAVALAQTGAKVGLLDADIYGPNDPTMLGLADAQIIVRPSEKGDVLEPAFNHGVKLVSMGFLIDRDQPVVWRGPMLNGVIRQFLYQVEWGELDYLIVDMPPGTGDAQLTLTQAVPMAGAVIVTTPQTVALLDSRKGLRMFQQMNVPVLGIVENMSYFIPPDQPDKQYDIFGSGGGEKTAAELGVPLLGCVPLEIATRVGGDSGVPIVVADPDSASAKALTAIAFAIAGKVSVAALT
- the rodA gene encoding rod shape-determining protein RodA — encoded protein: MLLKRSLSKMRWKYGINPWQQVDWLLFCLPVAVSIFGGIMILSTELKQPVADWWWHWLVAGIGVLIALFLARSRYESLLQWHWVTYALTNFSLIAVMIAGTSAKGAQRWISIAGFNVQPSEFAKIGVIITLAALLHKRTASNLESVFRILAITAIPWGLVFKQPDLATSLVFGAIVLGMLYWANANPGWLILIISPVVAAILFSISWPLPEPIVFQELSFGPLGLLWAVAMGVLGWQTLPWRRFGIAAGGAWGLNMLGGELGVFAWKHVLQDYQKNRLSVFINPEHDPLGAGYHLIQSRIAIGAGEVWGWGLFKGPMTQLNFVPEQHTDFIFSAVGEEFGFLGCLLVLFVFCLICFRLLHVAQTAKDNFGSLLAIGVLSMIVFQLIVNVGMTVGLAPVAGIPLPWMSYGRSAMLTNFISLGIVESVANFRQRQKYYS